A genomic region of Denticeps clupeoides chromosome 17, fDenClu1.1, whole genome shotgun sequence contains the following coding sequences:
- the LOC114767232 gene encoding uncharacterized protein LOC114767232: protein MSSLSTKAQRRRNAAKDAALRDERGRQGRDTPAILVERFLPDKPWYAAPRDGGTPGKIRETRKRQHRRVSGRSEDVGVDSCEDATPTIFTMSSQELCALLARLPVDWDDTDDDDESTGDVSWAPPIAPVRDRREVRGDPRHFQGGEKRQRRRPSRYEVDTAYDEDDSDWAVGAGMAPPIVPVQDRRESEPKIALQANLNRSQTN, encoded by the exons ATGTCATCCCTCTcgacaaaagcgcagaggagaagaaatgccgcgaaggacgcagccctgcgcgacgaacgcggacgccaggggagagacacgCCGGccattctggtggagcgttttctccccgataaaccgtggtacgcggcgccgcgtgatggcGGCACCCCTGGGAAAAttcgcgaaacccggaagcgacaacatcggcgggtgagtgggcggagcgaagacgTTGGCGTCGACAGCTgcgaggatgcgacccccacgatcttcaccatgtcgagccaggaactctgcgctcttctggcaaggctccccgtggactgggacgacacggacgatgatGACGAAAGCACTGGAGACgtgagttgggctccgcccatcgcgccagtccgcgatcgtcgcgaggtccgtggggacccacgtcacttccaggggggtgagaagcgacaacggcggcgtccctcca ggtacgaggtcgacacggCCTACGACGAGGATGActccgattgggcagtcggtgccgggatggctccgcccatcgtgccagTCCAGGATCGTCgtgag TCAGAGCCGAAAATAGCCCTGCAGGCGAATCTGAATCGCTCACAGACGAATTAG